In Paenibacillus durus, the DNA window GTTCCGCCCGGATGAACCCGTTACACGAACGGAATTTATCGGATTACTCGTCCGAACGCTGCAACTGCAGAGGAGTAACAGCGGGCTGAACTTTACCGATCAGGCGGATATTCCGGAATGGGCGAGGGAAGATATCGCGGCAGCGGTTCATCTCGGTATCGTTACTGGCTACGAGGACGGGACGTTCCGTCCGAATCGGTCAGTTACTCGCGCGGAGATGGCTGTACTGCTCGGGAAGGCCGCCGGTTTGGCACAAGACGGACAATCAGGGGTTCGGTTTACCGACAGCGACGAAATTCCCGAATGGGCCTCGGCTTCCGTCTTGGCCGTGACGCAGACGCAGCTGATGAACGGGCGAAGCGAGAAGCGTTTCGAACCGAACGCCGCGACGACACGGGCTGAAGCGACGGTGATTCTGGGGAGGTTGCAGGGACTCAAGTCTGAATAGCATTTAAAGTTATGAAATAACATGCCTTATGAGCGGAGCTGCCGATTTTTCGGGCTTCGCTTTTTCATTTTTCGTAAAATTCAGTTAAAAATTAAATTAATAATTGTTATTACAATTACAATGGGATAAAATTAGACAAATGTCGTTGCATTTCCTCAAAAACATATACATAAAGGTGACTCCCTATGACAAAAGCTACGAATCATGAGTACGTTCCTGACGAGGTAGATCATCAACTCATTCGGATTTTGACCAACGACGGACGCGCTTCATACCGGGAGCTAGCGCAATATGTATCGTTGTCCGAGACTCGGGTACGCGTTAGAACCCAAAGACTGATCCGGGAAGGGTACATCCGCATCGTAGCGATTCCCAACTTAATCAAATTGAATGCAGCCCAAATAGCCATGCTAGGCATCCAGGTGTCGGGTAATATCGAAAAGGTCGCCGACATTCTTGCCGAATACGAACAAATCACGTTTTTGACGATCTGCGCAGGAAATTATGAGATCATCGTTGAAGTAGCCTACCAAAACACAAACTCCTTACTGGAAATCATTCAAAAGATTCGCAGCATTCCTGACGTCAAGAACAC includes these proteins:
- a CDS encoding Lrp/AsnC family transcriptional regulator, whose product is MTKATNHEYVPDEVDHQLIRILTNDGRASYRELAQYVSLSETRVRVRTQRLIREGYIRIVAIPNLIKLNAAQIAMLGIQVSGNIEKVADILAEYEQITFLTICAGNYEIIVEVAYQNTNSLLEIIQKIRSIPDVKNTDSFVYLKTSKSLYSADPGIMRS